From Xylocopilactobacillus apis, a single genomic window includes:
- a CDS encoding glycosyltransferase family 2 protein: MLNFWHLNVTILNIVLFIIIFYPIIGGIGWSVGVLCYKYIFKHQQLDWIKLPSEIEPMISIMIPAHNEEVTIKKTVDYLINKLNYSNFEVIVIDDGSNDQTLKILKNLQNQYSNLKVIRIEDNKGKAHALNIGLAFAKGELILSNDADSIPETDALKKYVNYFIRSDAANIAAVTGNIDIHNRDKLVAKSQLVEFSSIVGTIKRTELGVFGAFTHTVVQVPCIGKMH; encoded by the coding sequence GTGTTAAATTTCTGGCATTTAAATGTAACAATTTTGAATATCGTTCTCTTCATTATAATTTTCTATCCGATCATCGGCGGAATCGGTTGGTCAGTAGGCGTGCTGTGCTATAAATATATTTTCAAGCATCAGCAGCTTGACTGGATTAAGCTTCCAAGTGAGATTGAACCCATGATCTCAATTATGATTCCTGCGCACAACGAGGAAGTGACGATCAAAAAAACCGTTGACTACTTGATAAATAAACTAAACTACTCAAACTTTGAAGTTATCGTAATCGACGATGGATCAAATGATCAAACTCTTAAAATTTTAAAAAATCTGCAAAATCAGTATTCAAATCTAAAAGTCATTCGGATTGAAGATAATAAGGGTAAAGCTCACGCCTTAAATATCGGTTTAGCTTTTGCAAAAGGTGAGCTTATTCTAAGTAATGATGCTGATTCCATCCCTGAGACCGACGCTTTAAAAAAATATGTCAACTACTTTATTCGAAGTGATGCTGCTAATATTGCTGCTGTAACTGGAAACATAGATATTCATAATCGTGATAAGTTAGTTGCAAAGTCCCAGCTCGTAGAATTCTCAAGTATCGTGGGTACCATCAAAAGAACTGAATTGGGAGTATTCGGGGCATTTACGCATACAGTGGTGCAAGTACCATGTATAGGAAAGATGCATTAA
- a CDS encoding immunoglobulin-like domain-containing protein, giving the protein MKFKIAGLASTALLLISPIAGAMTSVANANTVHADNNWDYDVDNPGLGSYDALLQNAGPTDGIVDWYPTKAAVGENPTPQDLVQNLIDLSIATNDATSNARKVLFNDTTGSYNGTHPEYADTFDKYGLALGFIAQILNMNNSKSGLGAKLEQGADPSGSMDLAGSDGKSIITERIQKNPKDHASSIGKNISDVLGTAFFGNADDAYAQIYVNGYDNVSQNAENIIREATSSITIVAQSKSTGKKATAVFKLNNKTLPKLADGSLLNNYIDGSMYALEKDNNGKDIAGLNLTTATKSEIDNIKFSKKSTFWADGNGDGTIVVPRGTTAKQIADLIAKKKLDGNNSYRETAPMKAIQNADGTPLEGISGTHGYNHLIENAGAGGSLSSYNNNIVNGIFHSLKGPDGDTGHFVESSNDFNGNNQWFGGTINGSVRNAESMVDTNSIFIDWNSNKSASIIPNANISEANPFGIDPYVLKIPDSMKPNKAFDVPNTAALDNDTNKKSNIGKVGHLFKPASFIKESYDANHFVNGDPEFKDSDSSKIAQSIVSNGSFSGTNSNASIKKSFTYEAPVNTWMYKSYNNPYSTVVSSQGAEKLNSDSTTEDTITPQEAVDLADPNNDKPNLNSATTLKLNPGQAEVVYTGEKNGNKVYYYVGTYDEGTDTLTIDLPNTAVGSITIEDNDAYPYGALMKYGAVGTDGADLVLPPSPPTQGGIAKLPNPGEPLSGVYRASEFNTGGAYSLDFGTNLSSSATDRDRTLAPYVKKKLSKNQSMFFVQTWDKNVVTKSGEFKPLIYNTNFGNISGSGGSSTFLGKVDSPNFESKYYIEGVIEVNSSGTAVSKYTINDHAVQSSDTKKASFNSNLYNYVHSGFADTDINNVTNKTKNNSRFFVSQDFSVGPVSSDLVSKTGDSAVDSDPNKILETVAKNSDPTKAGTLNDDTEPAKAEFTAENGYKLVTLDEAAEKQGTTVDALANEVAKTTGKSLDLVKRTKWLEASLPRLRDNAGTARINVVVYDKEAVPAPTKQDTKPSFSTTDVSGGNDPFNVSFRPYTTTYDDGAVLKSSDVPDNFKNLLTKTLVAGNPDLVDSTGKVFTNKLQQVLISSFLGSWQQNDGSFKQTDSTRGVSSPLYMYGGFGISNSDTKNSYTQWPKGYTDNSGDYNSAVNSFSGDFYRGGADLKTADGKSAIKGIPFSAITVDTTKLDLTKAGTYPVVYTYTNPDNAKDTASITVPVNVTDSSAPVFAFQGSTNSTINVGDSFNEKEYKVVGSWAIFNNYGGDYSKLPNFEGIAKNGDGTPQVTITGHVDTRTPGIYQLTYKATSITGSTTTMIRNITVLAKDNASDWSVTPNKMVGYINYVPGYGIMVYNAPQVEQPVKGYPTEQRGRSVKKLLIQKVKSTTQSAAASGLMGSMCRSRQLTR; this is encoded by the coding sequence ATGAAATTTAAAATTGCTGGTTTGGCCAGTACAGCATTGCTGCTGATTTCGCCAATTGCTGGTGCGATGACATCAGTGGCAAATGCCAATACTGTCCATGCCGATAACAACTGGGATTACGATGTTGATAATCCCGGACTTGGATCGTACGATGCGCTATTGCAGAACGCGGGTCCAACTGACGGAATCGTTGATTGGTATCCTACCAAAGCTGCTGTCGGAGAAAATCCAACACCGCAGGACTTGGTACAGAATTTAATCGACCTTTCAATTGCTACCAACGATGCAACTTCAAATGCGCGGAAGGTATTATTTAATGATACAACTGGCAGTTATAATGGGACGCATCCCGAGTATGCGGATACTTTCGATAAGTACGGTCTAGCCTTAGGATTTATCGCGCAGATTTTGAACATGAATAATAGCAAGTCTGGTCTTGGTGCTAAGCTGGAACAAGGCGCTGATCCGAGCGGCAGCATGGATTTAGCTGGCAGCGACGGCAAAAGTATTATTACTGAAAGGATTCAGAAAAATCCCAAAGACCATGCCAGCAGTATCGGCAAAAACATTTCGGATGTTTTAGGAACTGCATTTTTTGGCAACGCTGATGATGCCTATGCTCAGATTTATGTGAATGGATATGACAACGTTTCGCAAAATGCTGAGAATATCATTCGCGAAGCAACTTCGAGTATTACAATTGTTGCTCAAAGTAAGTCAACTGGCAAAAAAGCAACCGCTGTTTTTAAGTTAAACAACAAGACTTTGCCTAAATTAGCTGACGGAAGTCTGCTTAACAACTATATTGACGGCAGTATGTATGCTTTGGAAAAAGATAACAACGGTAAGGATATTGCCGGCCTTAACCTAACTACTGCGACTAAATCAGAGATTGATAATATTAAGTTTTCTAAGAAGTCTACTTTCTGGGCAGATGGAAATGGTGATGGCACGATCGTTGTCCCTCGCGGAACCACTGCAAAGCAAATTGCTGATCTAATCGCCAAGAAAAAACTTGACGGCAACAATTCGTACCGCGAAACTGCCCCAATGAAGGCAATCCAAAATGCTGACGGAACTCCTCTTGAGGGGATTTCAGGGACTCATGGGTATAATCACTTAATTGAAAATGCCGGTGCTGGGGGAAGCTTGTCTTCATATAATAATAATATTGTTAATGGTATATTTCATAGTTTGAAAGGACCTGACGGGGATACCGGTCATTTTGTGGAATCAAGTAACGATTTTAATGGTAATAATCAGTGGTTTGGTGGCACTATAAATGGTTCAGTTCGAAACGCTGAAAGTATGGTTGATACAAACTCAATCTTTATCGATTGGAATTCTAATAAATCAGCCTCAATAATTCCAAACGCAAACATTTCTGAAGCTAATCCGTTTGGAATTGATCCGTATGTTCTTAAAATTCCGGATTCTATGAAACCAAATAAGGCATTTGATGTTCCGAATACTGCGGCGCTTGATAATGACACTAATAAAAAGAGCAATATTGGTAAAGTAGGACATTTATTCAAACCAGCAAGTTTTATTAAAGAATCATATGATGCTAATCATTTTGTAAACGGTGATCCTGAGTTTAAGGATTCAGATTCAAGTAAGATCGCTCAAAGTATTGTAAGTAACGGTAGCTTTTCAGGTACTAATTCAAACGCAAGTATCAAGAAGAGTTTTACTTATGAAGCACCAGTTAATACTTGGATGTATAAATCATATAATAATCCTTATTCGACAGTTGTAAGTAGCCAGGGTGCTGAGAAACTCAATAGTGATAGTACAACTGAAGATACCATTACTCCTCAGGAAGCAGTTGATTTAGCTGATCCAAATAACGATAAGCCAAATCTTAATTCTGCAACTACTTTGAAGTTGAATCCAGGTCAAGCAGAGGTTGTTTATACCGGTGAAAAAAACGGAAACAAGGTTTACTATTATGTAGGTACATATGATGAAGGAACAGACACTTTAACGATTGATTTACCTAATACAGCGGTAGGCTCTATCACGATTGAGGATAACGACGCCTATCCTTATGGAGCACTTATGAAATATGGTGCTGTTGGGACAGATGGTGCAGATTTAGTATTACCACCATCACCACCAACTCAAGGAGGAATAGCTAAATTACCAAACCCAGGTGAGCCATTGTCTGGGGTATATAGAGCATCAGAATTTAATACTGGAGGAGCATATAGTTTAGATTTTGGTACAAATTTATCTTCATCAGCAACCGACCGAGATAGAACACTTGCTCCATATGTTAAAAAGAAGCTTTCAAAAAATCAATCAATGTTCTTTGTTCAAACTTGGGATAAAAACGTTGTTACTAAAAGTGGTGAATTTAAACCTTTGATTTATAATACTAATTTTGGAAATATCTCTGGGTCGGGGGGATCTAGTACTTTTTTAGGCAAAGTTGATTCACCAAATTTTGAATCAAAATACTACATCGAAGGTGTTATTGAGGTAAATTCATCAGGAACAGCGGTTTCTAAATATACTATAAACGACCATGCTGTTCAAAGCAGCGATACTAAGAAGGCATCATTTAACTCTAATCTTTACAACTATGTTCATAGTGGTTTTGCTGATACGGATATTAACAACGTTACTAACAAAACCAAAAACAACAGTCGGTTTTTCGTATCACAGGACTTCTCCGTTGGACCTGTATCAAGTGATTTGGTTTCTAAAACTGGTGACAGTGCAGTAGATAGTGATCCAAATAAGATTCTTGAGACAGTTGCTAAGAATAGCGATCCGACAAAAGCTGGAACACTAAATGATGATACTGAACCGGCTAAAGCAGAGTTCACCGCAGAAAACGGCTACAAATTAGTTACTCTTGACGAAGCTGCTGAAAAGCAGGGGACAACAGTAGATGCTTTGGCTAATGAAGTTGCTAAGACGACTGGTAAATCCTTAGACCTCGTCAAGAGAACTAAATGGCTTGAAGCATCGTTACCTCGCCTTAGAGATAACGCTGGAACAGCCCGCATCAATGTTGTGGTTTACGACAAAGAAGCAGTTCCTGCACCTACCAAGCAAGATACAAAACCATCGTTCTCGACGACGGACGTGAGCGGCGGCAATGATCCATTCAACGTCAGTTTTAGACCATACACGACCACTTATGATGACGGCGCAGTTTTGAAATCATCAGATGTGCCGGATAATTTCAAAAATCTTTTAACAAAAACTTTAGTTGCTGGAAACCCTGACTTGGTTGACAGCACGGGAAAAGTATTCACAAACAAATTGCAGCAAGTGCTCATTAGCTCGTTTCTAGGCAGCTGGCAGCAAAATGACGGCAGCTTCAAGCAGACTGACTCGACACGTGGCGTGAGTTCACCGCTCTACATGTACGGAGGTTTTGGCATCAGCAACTCTGACACAAAGAACTCTTATACGCAGTGGCCAAAAGGCTACACTGATAACAGCGGAGACTACAACAGTGCTGTGAACAGCTTCTCAGGCGACTTCTATCGCGGAGGGGCAGATCTGAAAACAGCTGATGGCAAGAGCGCCATTAAGGGAATTCCGTTTTCTGCAATAACGGTGGACACCACTAAGCTGGATCTCACAAAAGCTGGTACTTACCCGGTAGTTTATACTTACACTAACCCGGATAATGCGAAGGACACCGCAAGCATTACCGTGCCGGTCAACGTAACTGATTCATCAGCACCAGTTTTCGCGTTCCAAGGTTCAACGAATTCAACAATCAACGTTGGTGACAGTTTTAATGAAAAAGAATACAAAGTTGTCGGCTCATGGGCAATTTTCAACAACTATGGTGGAGATTACTCGAAGCTTCCTAACTTTGAAGGCATTGCGAAAAATGGCGACGGAACCCCGCAAGTAACCATCACGGGTCATGTTGATACTCGTACTCCTGGAATTTATCAGCTAACCTACAAGGCAACAAGCATCACCGGATCCACTACGACCATGATCAGAAACATTACGGTGCTGGCTAAAGATAATGCGTCTGACTGGAGCGTTACGCCTAATAAGATGGTAGGATATATCAACTATGTGCCAGGCTATGGCATTATGGTGTACAATGCCCCGCAGGTGGAGCAACCGGTCAAAGGTTATCCCACGGAACAGCGTGGAAGATCAGTCAAAAAGCTGTTAATTCAAAAGGTGAAGTCTACTACGCAGTCGGCGGCAGCCAGTGGATTAATGGGAAGTATGTGTCGTTCACGCCAATTAACACGATGA
- a CDS encoding glycosyltransferase, which translates to MYRKDALIDVGLFRQDRATEDISAAWDHQLNGWISIFAPDITFYTAVPETAKSLYQQRKRWAKGGTEVWLTNFKSVFLHPFKNFGLTLMFIDQTLSIIWSFLFWILTFFLLIITAKMIITQKFASLVHLLTTALVFICFEMIAGILQLLTSLVIDNNRQKFRYLLFAPLYMLIWWIMNALTIVVTFIPAIQTILGYGSGTWISPKRN; encoded by the coding sequence ATGTATAGGAAAGATGCATTAATTGATGTCGGTTTATTTCGCCAAGATCGTGCAACAGAAGATATCAGCGCCGCCTGGGATCACCAGCTCAATGGCTGGATTTCCATCTTTGCACCGGATATAACTTTTTACACAGCCGTCCCCGAGACAGCAAAATCGCTTTACCAGCAGCGTAAGCGGTGGGCTAAAGGCGGAACTGAAGTATGGTTAACCAACTTCAAGAGTGTCTTTCTCCACCCTTTTAAAAATTTTGGACTAACGCTGATGTTCATCGACCAAACTCTAAGCATCATTTGGTCGTTTCTGTTTTGGATTTTGACTTTTTTCTTATTAATCATTACTGCCAAAATGATCATTACGCAAAAGTTTGCAAGTTTGGTTCACCTTTTAACAACAGCTTTAGTCTTTATCTGCTTTGAAATGATTGCGGGAATTCTTCAATTACTTACCTCTTTGGTCATTGATAATAACCGACAAAAATTTAGGTATCTTCTCTTTGCTCCCCTTTACATGCTGATTTGGTGGATTATGAACGCTTTGACTATAGTTGTAACCTTTATTCCAGCTATTCAAACAATTCTAGGTTATGGATCAGGCACCTGGATCAGCCCAAAGCGAAATTAA
- a CDS encoding immunoglobulin-like domain-containing protein — protein sequence MKFKIAGLASTALLLLSPVAGAMSAVANANTVHAVNNWDYDVDNPGVSSYDALLQNAGPVDGIVDWYPTKGALGENPSAQKLVKQLIDLSIATNDSSSNARKILFSDTTGSLNTIRPEYKDTYNNYELAFGFIAQILNMNNTKTGLGAKLEQNAEPSGEDGDTNRGKDDPVAIDGNLTKDPKDNASSIGKNISDVLGGAFFGNADDAYAQVYLNGYDNVSQNEANIMREATTSITIVAQSKSTGKKATAVFKLNNKTLPKAATGSKLNNYVDNSLYALEKDNGGKDIAGLNLTTATKSEIDSIKFSKQSTFWADGNGDGTIVIPRGTTAKQVADMIAKKKLDGTNSYRETAPMKAVQGGDHAYNHLYEPDKNSVASPGGAGTANTVSIPTDGKFNFAKKITYGMNGPSASSESNPQYREYNNVFNATSGFTGPTNSSSDPIITDTNGSKDAWFGGSAEANNASGHMLDTNKMFDGTFSNSSATTVPNASSSEANPFVNDPNALKPETYMNSKSSTGVQNVAGVKDPKSLSNVGKVGHLFQPASYVKEAYDANHFVNDNPQFKDSDSSKIAQSIANNGSFASTDPNAGIKKSFTYEAPVNTWMYKSYNNPYSTVVSSQGAEKPYSGATTETTIKPQEAVDLADPNNDKPNLDADTTVKLPAAGTAKVIQTGEHTYYYVGLLDGSGHLDAEAGTTTLKIGSSASDGVLQKFGVVGTDGSNLGGVNAAAAESPRAALTPGLGGNVYRKPNFSADKSSTDNLSFGTGPIADPTDAKLAAALKANKVSKGNSQFFVQTWDKNVVSASGSTPLIYNVNAIRTPATTLTADTLDKVDGPNFESKYYVEGVIDLEAPDIRYSINEHIVQSSDSKKASFNSNLYNNPNSEFSKDADTKHKNNSRFFVSQDFSVGPVSSDMVSKTGDSTVDSDPNKILDTVAKNSDPTKANDLTGAPNGKDAKAEFTAEKGYKLVTLDDAAKNQGTTVDALANEVAKVTGKSVDTVKNTKWLEASLPRVKENAGTARINVVVYDKEAVPAPTKQDTKPSFSTTDVSGGNDPFNVNLRPYTTTYDDGAVLTTANVPQNFKNLLTKTLVAGNPDLVDATGKVSTNKLQQILVSSFLGSWQQNDGSFKQTDSGAGVSSPLYMYGGFGISNSDTKNSYSQWPLGYTDNSGDYNNAVSNFSGDFYRGAADLKTADGKSTIKGVPFTAVTADVSKLDVTKAGTYPVVYTYTNPDNAKDTASITVPVTVSDASAPVFAFQGSTDSTINVGDSFNEHEYKVVGSWSIFNNYGGDYSKLPNCEGIAKNGDGTPQVTITGHVDTHTPGIYQLTYKATSISGASTTMIRNITVLPKEATTDWTITDMKAVGYINYVPGYGIMVYNAPAGGATGQRLAHATAWKISQKAVNTKGDVFYRVGNAQWINGKYVSFSPISTMTPLRGEVQIVYKKGYGVNLWKSAGTTNGYYAGRKLMHGSKWKTSGKQNGFYKVGNDQWIQGDYASYKAY from the coding sequence ATGAAATTTAAAATTGCTGGCTTGGCCAGTACGGCTTTGTTGCTGCTATCCCCAGTTGCTGGGGCAATGAGTGCAGTGGCAAATGCTAATACTGTCCATGCTGTAAATAATTGGGATTACGATGTTGATAATCCCGGTGTTAGCTCGTACGATGCGCTTTTGCAGAATGCGGGCCCTGTTGATGGAATCGTTGATTGGTATCCTACCAAGGGTGCTCTAGGTGAAAATCCTAGTGCCCAGAAATTAGTTAAGCAGTTAATCGACCTTTCGATCGCTACTAACGATTCTAGCTCGAATGCACGTAAGATTTTATTCAGTGATACGACGGGAAGTCTTAATACTATTCGTCCAGAATACAAAGATACTTATAATAATTATGAGCTAGCGTTTGGATTTATCGCTCAGATTTTGAACATGAACAATACTAAAACTGGTCTTGGTGCTAAGCTCGAACAGAACGCTGAACCTAGTGGTGAAGATGGCGACACAAATAGAGGTAAGGATGACCCTGTTGCTATCGACGGTAATTTAACAAAAGATCCAAAAGATAACGCTAGCAGCATCGGTAAAAATATTTCTGATGTCTTAGGCGGCGCATTCTTTGGTAACGCTGATGATGCTTATGCTCAGGTTTATTTGAACGGTTATGATAACGTTTCACAAAACGAAGCAAACATCATGCGTGAAGCTACTACAAGCATTACGATTGTTGCTCAGAGTAAGTCTACTGGCAAAAAAGCTACTGCTGTATTTAAGCTGAACAACAAGACTTTGCCTAAGGCAGCTACTGGCTCTAAGCTTAACAACTACGTTGATAACAGCCTTTATGCTTTAGAAAAAGACAACGGTGGTAAAGATATTGCAGGCTTGAATTTAACAACCGCAACTAAATCTGAAATCGATAGTATCAAGTTCTCTAAACAATCTACTTTCTGGGCAGACGGTAACGGCGATGGCACGATCGTGATTCCTCGTGGAACTACTGCTAAGCAAGTTGCTGATATGATTGCTAAGAAGAAACTTGATGGCACTAATTCATATCGTGAAACTGCTCCGATGAAGGCTGTGCAGGGTGGAGATCATGCTTATAACCACTTATACGAACCTGATAAAAATTCTGTTGCTTCTCCTGGTGGTGCAGGAACAGCTAACACTGTTTCAATTCCAACTGATGGTAAATTTAACTTTGCCAAAAAGATTACGTACGGAATGAACGGTCCTTCTGCATCTAGTGAATCTAACCCGCAATATCGTGAATACAATAATGTGTTTAATGCAACATCGGGTTTTACTGGGCCTACTAATTCCTCTTCTGATCCAATTATTACAGACACAAATGGATCTAAAGATGCTTGGTTTGGTGGAAGTGCTGAAGCTAATAATGCATCAGGCCATATGTTAGATACAAATAAAATGTTTGATGGAACCTTTAGTAATAGTTCAGCGACAACCGTTCCTAATGCAAGTTCCTCAGAAGCTAATCCATTTGTGAACGATCCTAACGCTCTTAAACCTGAAACTTATATGAATAGCAAGAGTTCGACAGGGGTTCAAAATGTTGCAGGAGTTAAAGATCCAAAATCATTAAGTAATGTTGGTAAGGTTGGACATTTATTCCAGCCTGCAAGTTACGTAAAAGAAGCATATGATGCTAATCATTTTGTAAACGACAATCCTCAATTTAAGGATTCAGATTCAAGCAAAATTGCTCAGAGCATTGCAAATAATGGTAGCTTTGCTAGCACTGATCCTAATGCCGGGATCAAGAAGAGCTTTACTTATGAAGCACCAGTTAACACTTGGATGTACAAGTCATACAACAACCCTTACTCTACAGTTGTAAGTAGTCAGGGTGCTGAAAAACCTTATAGCGGTGCTACTACTGAAACAACTATTAAGCCACAAGAAGCAGTTGATTTAGCTGATCCTAATAATGACAAGCCAAATCTTGATGCTGATACAACGGTGAAATTACCAGCTGCTGGTACAGCGAAAGTTATACAAACTGGTGAACATACTTATTATTATGTAGGTTTATTGGATGGTTCAGGACATTTAGATGCTGAAGCTGGTACTACTACTTTGAAAATTGGGAGTTCAGCTTCTGATGGAGTTTTACAAAAATTTGGTGTTGTAGGTACTGATGGATCTAATTTAGGTGGTGTTAATGCTGCTGCTGCTGAGTCCCCTAGAGCTGCACTAACACCAGGATTAGGAGGAAATGTGTATCGTAAGCCTAACTTCAGTGCTGACAAAAGTTCTACTGATAATTTAAGCTTTGGTACTGGACCAATTGCAGATCCTACTGACGCAAAACTTGCTGCTGCTTTAAAAGCAAACAAAGTATCTAAAGGTAATTCGCAGTTTTTTGTACAAACATGGGATAAAAATGTTGTTTCAGCAAGTGGTTCTACTCCTCTGATTTATAATGTGAACGCGATAAGAACTCCTGCAACGACTTTAACTGCTGATACTTTAGATAAAGTTGACGGTCCAAACTTTGAATCTAAATATTATGTTGAGGGTGTGATTGACTTAGAGGCACCAGATATTAGATACAGCATAAATGAGCATATAGTTCAAAGCAGTGATTCTAAAAAGGCTTCATTTAACTCTAATCTTTACAACAATCCTAATAGTGAATTTTCTAAAGATGCAGATACAAAACACAAAAATAATAGTCGCTTCTTCGTATCGCAAGACTTCTCTGTTGGGCCTGTATCTAGCGATATGGTTTCTAAGACTGGTGACAGCACTGTAGATAGTGATCCTAATAAGATTCTTGATACAGTTGCTAAGAATAGTGATCCTACAAAAGCAAATGATCTAACTGGGGCACCTAATGGTAAAGATGCTAAAGCAGAATTCACCGCAGAAAAAGGCTACAAGCTAGTTACTCTTGACGATGCAGCTAAAAACCAAGGTACAACTGTTGATGCTTTAGCTAACGAAGTTGCTAAAGTTACTGGTAAATCAGTAGATACTGTTAAGAATACTAAGTGGTTAGAAGCATCCCTTCCTCGTGTTAAAGAAAATGCTGGAACAGCCCGCATCAATGTCGTAGTTTATGATAAAGAAGCAGTACCAGCTCCAACTAAGCAGGACACCAAACCATCATTCTCAACAACAGATGTATCTGGCGGCAATGATCCATTTAATGTTAACCTTCGTCCATATACAACTACTTATGATGATGGTGCAGTATTAACTACTGCTAACGTTCCTCAGAACTTCAAGAACTTATTAACTAAGACATTAGTAGCCGGCAACCCAGATTTAGTTGACGCTACTGGAAAAGTTTCAACCAACAAATTACAGCAGATTCTAGTTAGTTCATTCCTTGGCAGCTGGCAGCAGAATGACGGCAGCTTCAAGCAGACTGACTCAGGTGCTGGTGTAAGTTCACCACTATACATGTATGGCGGTTTTGGGATTAGTAACTCTGATACGAAGAACTCATACTCACAGTGGCCGTTAGGTTATACTGACAACAGTGGTGATTATAACAATGCAGTAAGTAACTTCTCAGGTGACTTCTACCGGGGAGCAGCAGATCTTAAGACAGCCGACGGTAAGAGCACGATTAAAGGTGTGCCATTCACTGCCGTAACCGCAGATGTGAGCAAGTTAGATGTAACAAAAGCTGGAACCTACCCAGTAGTTTATACTTACACTAATCCTGATAATGCCAAAGATACCGCAAGCATTACGGTACCAGTAACAGTAAGTGATGCCTCAGCTCCAGTATTTGCATTCCAGGGAAGCACTGATTCAACAATTAATGTTGGCGACAGCTTCAATGAACATGAATACAAAGTAGTAGGATCATGGTCAATCTTCAACAATTACGGCGGAGATTACTCCAAACTTCCTAACTGTGAAGGAATTGCGAAGAATGGTGACGGTACACCACAGGTAACAATTACCGGACATGTTGATACCCATACCCCAGGTATTTATCAGTTAACCTACAAGGCAACAAGTATCAGTGGTGCAAGTACAACAATGATCAGAAACATCACAGTACTGCCAAAAGAAGCAACAACTGACTGGACAATCACTGACATGAAGGCAGTAGGGTATATCAACTATGTACCAGGCTATGGCATTATGGTATACAATGCTCCAGCAGGCGGAGCAACTGGTCAGAGATTAGCCCATGCAACTGCGTGGAAGATCAGTCAGAAAGCAGTTAATACCAAGGGAGACGTGTTCTACCGCGTAGGCAATGCTCAATGGATTAACGGCAAGTACGTATCCTTCAGTCCAATCAGTACGATGACTCCATTAAG